The DNA region AAGATACTTGCGGCGAGTACGACGTTGTCGAAGTTCGTCAGATCGGGGAAGAAGCTGCTGTGGAAGTCCAGATTGGAATGTCCGCCTGTAGCCAGATAAATGATGCCCAGGATAATCAGCAAGGCTGCCGGAATAATGGTACCAACCATACCGCCGACTTTGGCTACCTTACCTACCCATCCCATACCTTTCAATGAGATGAAAGTGGCGAGCCAGTAGATGATGAGCACTACGGCGAGTGTGTAGTACTTGTTACTTGCCAACGACATATCGTGCGCGTCGTTCATTCCGATGAAGGCGATGGATACGGCACCGAATGTCAATACGGTAGGGTACCAGATGGTACTTTCAATCCATTGCACCCAGATGGCAAGGAAACCGAGCCGCTTACCATAGGCTTCGCCTACCCAGCGGAACACACCACCTTGTTTGTCCTGGAACATCGCAGCCAATTCCGCAGCGACAAGTGATGTCGGTATAAGGAATACGATAGCTGCAAATAAATAGTAAAAGGCCGAACTCATTCCGTACACGGCCTCGGCAGGTAGTCCACGTAGGGATACTACTGCCGTTACATTCATGATTGCGAGGGTGAACACACCCAGCTTCACTGTTTGTTTAATATTTGCCATAAGTTAAGGTTTTAGGTGAAAAATATGTTTTAAAATCAGTCTCTATAACAACGACCCGGTAGAGTTGTTTTCGGGGATAAAGTGAAAGTTGGTAAATTAACACTTAAACAAATGTCTTGTGCAAGACGTTTTAGGGCAATCAGACAGAAATCAGTAATATATTAAATCAGAATAAATAATAGGTATTATTATGAAAATGGCTCTTTCAGAATTTGCATTACGAGAGAAGGGAATTTATGGTGTCTTACACATTGTGATTCTGTTACTTTCGTTATTTTTAGTGGTTAGTATTTCAGTAGATACATTCAAGGGTATTCCTTTCTATACTCAGACGGTATTTATGAAGGTTCAGTTTGCCGTGTGCGTATTGTTTTTGCTGGACTTCATTTTGGAGTGGTTTTTAGCAAAGCATAAAGGACGTTATTTTGCCACTCACTTCGTATTTCTTCTGGTAGCCATTCCTTACCAGAGCATTATTTCCTGGGCAGGATGGACGTTTTCAGAAGAAATCACTTACTTATTGCGTTTTATTCCTTTAGTGCGCGGTGGTTATGCGTTGGCCATTGTGGTGGGTTGGCTGACGTATAATAAGGCATCCGGTCTGTTTGTTACTTACCTTACGACTTTGCTTGCTACGGTTTATTTCTCCAGTCTGGCTTTTTATGTTATGGAGCATGGGGCGAATACATTAGTTACAGGCTATGGGGATGCTTTGTGGTGGGCGTTTATGGATGTAACGACGGTTGGTTCCAATATTATTGCTGTGACGGTGACGGGGCGTGTACTGTCGGTTTTACTGGCGGCATTGGGTATGATGATGTTTCCGATATTTACGGTGTATGTGACGAGTCTGGTGCAGAAGAGGAATCAGGAGAAACAAGAATATTATAAGGAGTTGCAGGGAGGAGATATAAAGTAATGTTGTATGTATGTACTTTTTCTTTCGGCTACGCCTCCGGTACTACTCCGACACTGCCATTCGCAGACGGGGCTCGAACTCGCTTCGCTCAGACAGATCGCCCCTTACCTGCGCCTGACAGTGCCTACGTTTACGCACCTACGCCTATGCCGGAGGGCTGCGCGGTGGGGAATTAGTTTGTGTTTGTACGGAAATGAATGATAGATTACTGATGAGGTTTTGTTAGTTTGTTGATAATCAATTTAGATAGTCTCCTGATTATCAATAGATAGCATTTACGATCTATTTACCTCATGATGTAAAAGCATTTATCGCCGTATGTAACGACCTTTACCACTTATTGTAACGCTCTTTACCTCGGCATGTAACGACCTTTACCTCGGCATGTAAATGGAGTTACTGTGTGGGGTTAACAAAGTTACCATTTGGGGTAAACAGAATTTCCATGAAAGCTATGTACTTATGAAGCATCTATATTTATAAGGTGTGACTTACTTTACGCCGCATGGTCTCCCGGCCTCACTGTAGGTGCGTAAGCGTAGGTGCTGTCAGACGTAGGTAAGGGGCGATTTGTTTGAGCGAAGCGAGTTCGAGCCCCGTCTGCGGATGGCAGTACCGGAGTAGCACCGGAAGTGCAGCCTTGAGTTTTCCTTTTGGTATCTTTTCTTTTGTCTCAAGAGAAAAGAAAAGTATAAGCGCCGCCTATCCTCTCCGGACTGACGACGCCTTTTATTTATGAAAAAGAGAGATTGTCTTATTCTACAATAGTCACATGGTCACCATTGAACACGCCCAAACCCAATTTGTTCATGATATACTTGATGGCGAGTTGTGATTTAACAGAATTCCCTGCTTCGTCCAAAGGAGGTGCAAATGCAGCTGCACCGAATACACCGGGCAGTACGGACATAACTCCACCACCTACACCGCTCTTGGCAGGTATGCCGGCAGTGTACATCCAGTCACCTGAATGTTCGTAGAAGCCTACGGTAGAAATCATGGAAGTAATCTTCGGAGCTAATGAAGCTTCAAACACTTCTTTCTTGGTGACAGGGTTTACACCACTGTTGGCGATGGTTCCGGCAGCAATCGCCAGTTGTCCGGCAGTGATACCCAATGAGCACTGACGAGTGTACAGGTCGAGTGCCATATCCGGATTATCGTAGATGCGGTTATAGTTCTTCAGTAACCATGCAATAGAGCGGTTGTTGAAGTTCGTAGCTGTTTCCGACTTATACAACTCATCAATCAATTGTGGAGCTGAACCGCACAAATCAGTAATATTCTGAACAATAGCTTCCCATTTCTTATCTGAATTACCCACAGGCTCAACCATGGAACATGCTGAGATGGCACCTGCATTTACCAAGGGGGTAGAAGGGTGATCATTCTCCAGTAAGATGGCGATGATTGAGTTGAAAGGTAATCCTGTAGCATCTGCACCAATCATATCCAGCACCTTCTGTGCTCCGTATTGACGGAGGATAAGGATGGCTGTATGCACTTTGGACACAGATTCTATACCGAAACGGTAGTCAGTGTCACCTATATTAATAGTTTGTCCGTTCATCAGACAGATGCTGATGCCGAACAGATTCTTGTCGATGTTGGCAAGGTAGGGGATGTAATCGGCATTTTTTCCCCCGGTGTTACCCTTCACCTGCTCATAGGCTTCCTGGGCAACCTCTTTTAGTTGAGAGATTGAAATCTTTTTATCCATAGTTAATAAAGTGTTAGAGTGTTAAGGCGATAGAGTGTTAGGGTGATATTGCTCAATCACCTTATCACTCTATCACCCTATCACTTCAATTATTTTACAGCCTTTTTATGGCGGCGTCCACCATGATTGAACATCTTAGCTTCCACCGGCAAGTTCTTTTCCTGAGCCATGCGGGTAGGAGTAGGATAATCCAATTTCTCCAGTTCGGTGATAGCATTCTTGATGTCGCCCAGCAACATGTCTGCCATGTCGCGGCTGAAGCCCTGGCGTACTACCACACGCATTACAACATAGTCTTCCAGTTTAGAAGGCAGAGTATAAGCCGGTACCATCCAACCGTGTTGCGACAGTTTATCCTGAAGGTCGTACAACGTCCATTTAGCATTCTTGGCGTACTCCGGTTTCATGTACCAGATGAACAACGGGTTCACCACTTCTTCTGAATAGTTGACGAACGGTTCCATCTTGGCGATTTCATCATGGATATACTTCGCAATGGTCAGCGAATTATACTGCACCTCTTTGTATCCCTGGAATCCTAAGCGAATGAATTGGTAGTACTGACCCAGGATTTGAGCAGCAGGACGGGAGAAGTTCAAGCCGACCTGAGTAATGTTTGCACCGAGGTAGTTTACGCTGAATGACATTTCCTCGGGCAGATATTCTTTGCCTTTCCAGCAAACCCAACCCAGACCCGGATAAACGAGACCGAACTTATGTCCGCTGACACTGATAGAAAGAACCCACTTCAAGCGGAAGTCCCACTTCTTTTCAGGATAGAGGAACGGCAGGATGAAACCGCCACTGGCAGCATCTACATGGATAGGAATATCGTAACCGGTCTTGGCGTTGTAAGCATCGAGAGCTTTGTCCAGTGCTTCTACGTCATCGTTCAGTCCGGTCCATGTCATACCCTGAATAGGTACGATACAAATGGTGTTTTCATCACACATTTTTAATGCTTCTTCCGGATCAAGAGTAGTCTTGTCAAGGGTCAAAGGTACTTCACGCATTTCAATCTGCCACAACTGAGCGAACTTTTCCCATACTACTTGGAAACCGGTTGAGATAACGAAATTAGGTTTATCGAATGGTTTGCCCTGAGCCTGGCGTTTTTTACGCCAACGCAGCCAAGCTGCCACACCGCCCAACATACATGCTTCACTTGAACCAATGGCCAGCGCACCTGTTTTCCAAGTATCCTTTTCAGGAGAGTTCCACAAGTTTGCTACGATGTTGATACATTTTCCGTTCATCACGGCGATACGGGGATATTCCGTTTCGTCAATGTAGTTGATGTTGATCGCCTCGTTCATCAGCTTGGTGGCATAGTCGTCCATATAAGTGGTAACGAATGTAGCCAGATTCAGACGGGGTTGAGTTTGAGCGAAAGTTTCGTCTTTTACCATCTGATAAGCAATCTCGGGAGTAGTAGGTCCGTCAGGGATCTTCTCTACCGGAGAGGGTTGCAACATTCTGTTTGATCCAAACACTTCTGTTTTGGCATCACCTTTTCTGAAATTTACATCTTCCATTTTACTAATTGTTTTAGTTTAGGTTTAGGCGGCGAGGATTTTCCCCGTCGAATTTCCCACAACAACGGCGTTTGCAGAGGAAAGTTCCGGGGTTTTACATATTTTGGCGTTTATTAAAGGGAGGGAGAGGTAAATGATAATTTAGCGGGTGAAAGAATTGGTACGCGGACGACGCGGATGAGGCGGACGAATGCGGACTTTAATCTTTTAGACGCGGATGACACGGATGACGCGGATTTTTAAAGCTGCGCTATACATACCGGCATATCACACCGAAGGAAAAAAGAATCCGCGTCATCCGTGTCATCCGTGTCTGAAAGATTACTTGCACGCCGAAGGAGAACCTTGCTCCAGCGCTACGCTGGTAAATTATCATTTATACTCTCCTTCACTCTTTGAACTTTCTCTTTGTACTTTTGTTTTTATTGCACTGTTTCAAACTATATAAATATTGTATATATGAAAATCAATACCGGACGGGGGACTATTCCCTTAATTACGCTTATCGGCATCTGGTCTATCTCTGCATTGACCTCTTTGCCGGGATTGGCTGTTTCTCCTATTCTGGGACAGCTTTCCACCACTTTTCCGGATGCTTCGGAGTTGGACATCCAGATGCTTAGTTCCTTACCTTCGTTATTGATTATACCTTTTATTTTATTGGCGGGCAAGTTGGCCGAGAAACGCGACTTCGTCCGTCTGTTACGCGCGGGGCTCTGGATGTTCGCCGCGAGTGGGGTGCTGTACCTGTTTTCCACAAAAATGTGGCAATTAATAGCTGTCAGCGCCCTGCTGGGAATTGGTGCGGGACTGATTATTCCGCTTTCTACCGGATTGATATCCCGCTATTTCACGGGAACCTACCGGGTGAAACAGTTTGGATACAGTTCCGCTATTACAAATGTTATGCTGGTGGTGGCAACTGCTGTTACCGGTTATCTGGCAGAAGTGAACTGGCATCTGCCTTTCCTGGTCTATTTACTACCTTTGGTAGCCATCATACTCACCATCCATCTGAAAGACGAAAATGCGGATTGTGAAGCACAAATCACGTCATCGGATAAATCTCCTGCTGATACTTCTTCATCGGCAGAAACGACTGTTCCCGCTATCCCCGGTAAGTATGGTATTCATGTCCGTCATCTGCTGCAACTGATGCTTTTCTACGGGCTTACCACTTATATCGTATTGATCGTGACGTTCAACCTTCCGTTCCTGATGGAGGAACATCACTTTTCCAGTGGGAACTCGGGGATGATGATTTCCCTCTTCTTCCTTGCTATCATGGCACCCGGTTTCTTTCTGGGGCATGTTGTAAAGTATCTGAAGGAAAAGACTAAGTTTTACAGTCTGCTGTGTATTGCACTGGGGTTGGCACTGATATGGATTTCTCCCAAAGAATGGCTGATTATACCCGGCTGCATACTGGTGGGATTGGGCTATGGGGTTATCCAACCGTTGATTTATGATAAAACGGTGGATACGGCTGTTCCCCAGAAAACCACGCTGGCATTGGCTTTTGTGATGGCAATGAATTATCTGGCCGTGCTGCTTTGTCCGTTTATCGTAGATTTCTTCCAATCATTGTTTCATGTACGTTCGCAGGAGTTTCCGTTTATCTTTAACCTTTGCATTACGATACTTGCATTGATATGGGCGTATAGGAGGAAGAAAGATTTTCTGTTCGGCGATAAGCTGTAAGTCGGTAGTTTCACTTCAATGACTGATATCGATGGTTGAATTGCTAAAATAGCCGGTTCAGCACACAGTCATTCTGTGTATAATTCGGATAGTTTACTTTTGTGCAAAAAACAAAAGTATAAAACATGTTCGACGCTATCCTTCGATTCTCAGTAAAGAAGAAGCTTTTTGTGGGGCTTACCACTTTGTTTCTTTTGATTGGTGGAATTTATTCCATGTTGACACTTCCTATAGATGCTGTTCCGGATATTACAAACAATCAGGTACAGATTGTAACCGTGTCACCAACCTTGGCTCCACAAGAGGTGGAGCAACTAATCACAATGCCCGTGGAAATCGCCATGAGCAATATCATGAATGTCACTGAAATCCGTTCTGTCTCCCGTTTCGGGTTGTCGGTGGTGACGGTAGTCTTTGAAGAGAGTGTACCTACTCTGGATGCCCGCCAGCTGGTGAACGAGCAAATACAGAGTGTGGCCGGTGAGATTCCTTCCGAGTTGGGTATGCCCGAAATGATGCCTATCACCACCGGGCTGGGTGAGATATACCAATATGTATTGAAAGTGGAGCCGGATTATGAAGATAAATATGATGCCATGGAGCTTCGTACCATTCAGGATTGGATTGTGAAACGGCAATTGTCAGGTATTCCAGGAATTGTTGAGATAAACAGTTTCGGAGGCTATCTGAAACAATATGAAGTAGCGGTTGATCCGGATGTACTTTTCTCTCTCAATATCACCATCGGAGAGGTGTTCGAAGCTTTAAATAAGAATAATCAGAATACGGGTGGCAGCTATATCGAGAAAGTAAATCGTGCTTATTATATTCGTTCCGAAGGAATGATAAGCCGCATTAAAGATGTGGAACAGGTAGTAGTAGCTAATCGCAATGGTATTCCTATCCGTATCAGTGACATCGGTACGGTACGCTTCGGAGCACCCAAACGTTTCGGAGCCATGACAATGGACGGCAAGGGCGAATGTGTGGGTGGCATTGCCATGATGCTGAAAGGAGCCAATGCCAATGTCGTAACCGGAGAACTGGAGAAAAGGGTGGAAAAGATACAGAAGATATTGCCGGAAGGTGTTACTATCGAGCCTTATCTGAACCGCTCTGAATTAGTGAACCGCAACATTTCTACTGTTATCTACAATCTGATAGAAGGCGCGATCATCGTATTTCTGGTATTGATTGTTTTTCTGGGCAATGTACGTGCCGGACTGATTGTGGCTTCCGTCATTCCATTAGCAATGTTGTTTGCATTCATTCTGATGCGTATCTTTAATGTTTCTGCCAACCTTATGAGCTTGGGGGCGATAGATTTCGGTATTGTTGTCGATGGCTCCATTGTTATATTGGAAGGTATATTGGCGCATATTTACAGTAAGAAGTTTAAGGGTCGCACTTTATCGGCAAAAGAAATGGATGCGGAAGTAGAGAAAGGTGCTTCGAGTGTGGTACGGTCTGCGACATTTGCTGTATTCATCATTCTGATCGTCTTTTTCCCTATACTGACGTTGACGGGAATAGAAGGGAAGTATTTCACGCCGATGGCTAAAACCCTGGTATTTTGCATTATCGGCGCTCTGTTCTTATCATTGACTTACGTTCCGATGATGGCTTCCCTGTTCCTGAAACATCATATTGTGACAAAACCGACTTTTGCTGATAAATTCTTTGAAGCACTGAATAAACTCTATGCCCGTGCCTTGTCATTCTGCTTGCGCTTTAAGTGGCAGACTGTTGCAACTGCGTTTGTGGCTCTGGTTATTTCTCTCTTTCTTTTCACCCGTCTGGGAGCGGAGTTTATTCCTACGTTGGATGAAGGGGATTTTGCCATGCAGATGACGCTTCCGGCCGGCAGTTCGTTGAGCGAAAGTATCGAAGTATCCAATGAAGCGGAGAAACTCCTGATGGATAAACTCCCGGAAATCAAACATGTGGTAGCTAAAATAGGTACGGCGGAAGTTCCGACAGACCCGATGGCAGTGGAAGATGCCGACGTAATGATTGTCATGAAGCCTTTCAAGGAGTGGACCAGTGCTACCAGTCGTGCCGAAATGGTAGAGAAGATGAAAGAGGCTCTTGAACCGTTAGCTAACCGTGCGGAGTTTAATTTCTCCCAACCTATCCAACTTCGTTTTAATGAGTTGATGACAGGAGCCAAAGCAGATATTGCTGTTAAACTTTATGGAGAAGATACACATGAACTCTATCAGAAGGCAAAAAAAGCTGCTGCTTTTGTAGAAAAGGTACCTGGGGCATCGGATGTGATTGTGGAACAGACAATGGGGTTACCTCAGTTGGTAGTAAAGTATAATCGTGGAAAGATTGCCCGCTATGGTATCAATATAGAAGAATTGAATACTATTATTCGTACAGCCTATGCCGGAGAGGCTAGTGGAGTAGTCTTTGAGAATGAGCGTCGCTTTGACTTGGTGGTTCGTCTGGATCAGGATAAAGTGGCTGATTTGAATCTGGATAAACTCTTTGTCCGTTCCAATGAAGGCATTCAGATACCGGTCAGTGAGGTAGCTACCATTGATTTGGTGAATGGTCCGTTACAGATTAACCGGGATGCAACCAAGCGTCGTATTGTAATCGGGGTCAATGTGCGTGGAGCGGATATTCAGCAGGTGGTGCAGGATATACAAAAGACGCTGGACAAGAATATTCAATTGAAGCCCGGATATTATTTCGAATATGGCGGACAATTTGAGAATTTGCAGAATGCCATCAACACTTTGCTGGTTGTTGTACCGGTAGCTCTGATGCTGATTCTGTTACTATTGTTTTTCGCTTTCAAGAATGTTACTTATACATTGGTGGTGTTCTCTACCGTGCCTCTTTCATTGATTGGCGGTATTCTGGCACTATGGCTACGCGGTCTTCCATTCAGCATTTCGGCGGGAGTAGGCTTCATTGCCCTCTTCGGCGTAGCGGTTCTCAATGGTATTTTAATGATTAATCACTTTAATGACATAAGAAAAGAAACTATGTATGCTCTTTCTACCAGACGGGTGATTGCCCGTGGAACCGCTCATCTGTTGCGGCCTGTTTTCTTGACAGGACTGGTTGCTTCCTTGGGATTTGTTCCTATGGCCATTGCCACCTCGGCCGGCGCCGAAGTGCAGCGTCCGTTGGCTACTGTAGTTATTGGCGGGTTGATTGTATCTACTGTATTGACACTGCTTATTATTCCTGTTTTCTATCAGATTGTAAGCTATACAGTGGTATGGAAACGTCGTTTCTCTGCGAAAAAGTTCTTGTTCTTCTTTCTGTTGTTGGCTGTTATGTTGCCCTTTACGGCGAAAGCTCAGGAGAAAGTGACGATGGAGCAGGCTATAGAACTGGCAAAGCAGAACCATCCCCGGTTGAAAATAGCTTCTGCGGCAATCCGCCAGGTAAAGGCGGGCAGGGGAGAAGTTTTGGAATTGTCTCCTACCGAGATGAACTATTCATGGGGACAACTGAATGGTGAACTTAGAAAAGACAAGCAGTGGGAAGTAACCCAAGGCTTAGGCTCGCTGTTGACTCCTTTTTATAAGAATGCCTTGGTGAACAGGCAGGTTGAAACGGGGACTTTCTACCGGCAGATTGTTGAAAAAGAGGTAGTGGCGGAAGTGAAGCGTGCATGGGCATATTATCTGTATGCCTGCAATCTTCGTGCTTTATACAATGACCAGAACAAATTGGCCGGGCAATTACAGCGTATGGGGGAGTTGCGTTATCAGCAGGGAGAAATAACTTTGCTGGAAAAAAATATGACCACCAGTATGGCTGTGGATATGAAGAATCGCCTTTTTCAGGCACAAGAAGAGGAAAAACTGGCTTTGTCACGCCTGAATTGGGTCTGTTATGCAGACCGGCCATTGGTTCCGGTAGATACGGCATTGGTGCAATTTCCGGTAGATTATCAGGCACCGTCTTTTTCGGAAGTTCACCTGAATTATTTCCAGAGTCAGGCTAATGAGGCTAAAGCACAATTGAATGTGGAGCGAAGCCGATTTTTTCCTGAGCTGTCCTTCGGTTACGTACGTCAGGATATACTTCCACTGAAAGGATTGAATTCGTGGATGGTTGGAGTTTCCTTTCCGGTTTATTTCTTGCCACGGCATAGCAAGATAAAGCAAGCGAAGGTGGCTGCCGTCATAGCAAGAACTGAAGCAGAGACTAATACACAGAATCTATATAACAAGGTTTCGGAAGCTGTTGCCAGCTTGCGCCGCCAGTCCGAAAGTCTGCGCTATTATACAACATCGGCATTGAAAGAAGCGGATGAACTGGTGAAGGTGGCCAACCTGCAGTTGCAACATAGCGAAACGAATATAACTGAATTTATACAAGCCGTTAATGTGGCGCGTGACATTCGTCGCGGATACCTCGAAACGGTATATCAATACAATATAGCAGCCCTTGAATACGAACTTTTTAAATAGAATGATGACGATGAAAAAGATAACTTTCCCCTTAATTCTGCTGGTGCTGACAGCATGCGGCGAGAACAAAGAAGTACAACCGGCAGAAGAGGCTACTGCTGTTGCCGTAGCAGAAAATATGACAGATAGCATTCAGGTCGATGCTATCACTTCAGCTACTTCTAAACCCAATCAGGTATCATTTAACGGTACAATGGTTATTCCTCCGCAACGGATGGCGACGGTTTCGCTTACG from Bacteroides sp. MSB163 includes:
- a CDS encoding potassium channel family protein, with translation MKMALSEFALREKGIYGVLHIVILLLSLFLVVSISVDTFKGIPFYTQTVFMKVQFAVCVLFLLDFILEWFLAKHKGRYFATHFVFLLVAIPYQSIISWAGWTFSEEITYLLRFIPLVRGGYALAIVVGWLTYNKASGLFVTYLTTLLATVYFSSLAFYVMEHGANTLVTGYGDALWWAFMDVTTVGSNIIAVTVTGRVLSVLLAALGMMMFPIFTVYVTSLVQKRNQEKQEYYKELQGGDIK
- the glsA gene encoding glutaminase A, whose protein sequence is MDKKISISQLKEVAQEAYEQVKGNTGGKNADYIPYLANIDKNLFGISICLMNGQTINIGDTDYRFGIESVSKVHTAILILRQYGAQKVLDMIGADATGLPFNSIIAILLENDHPSTPLVNAGAISACSMVEPVGNSDKKWEAIVQNITDLCGSAPQLIDELYKSETATNFNNRSIAWLLKNYNRIYDNPDMALDLYTRQCSLGITAGQLAIAAGTIANSGVNPVTKKEVFEASLAPKITSMISTVGFYEHSGDWMYTAGIPAKSGVGGGVMSVLPGVFGAAAFAPPLDEAGNSVKSQLAIKYIMNKLGLGVFNGDHVTIVE
- a CDS encoding glutamate decarboxylase, whose amino-acid sequence is MEDVNFRKGDAKTEVFGSNRMLQPSPVEKIPDGPTTPEIAYQMVKDETFAQTQPRLNLATFVTTYMDDYATKLMNEAININYIDETEYPRIAVMNGKCINIVANLWNSPEKDTWKTGALAIGSSEACMLGGVAAWLRWRKKRQAQGKPFDKPNFVISTGFQVVWEKFAQLWQIEMREVPLTLDKTTLDPEEALKMCDENTICIVPIQGMTWTGLNDDVEALDKALDAYNAKTGYDIPIHVDAASGGFILPFLYPEKKWDFRLKWVLSISVSGHKFGLVYPGLGWVCWKGKEYLPEEMSFSVNYLGANITQVGLNFSRPAAQILGQYYQFIRLGFQGYKEVQYNSLTIAKYIHDEIAKMEPFVNYSEEVVNPLFIWYMKPEYAKNAKWTLYDLQDKLSQHGWMVPAYTLPSKLEDYVVMRVVVRQGFSRDMADMLLGDIKNAITELEKLDYPTPTRMAQEKNLPVEAKMFNHGGRRHKKAVK
- a CDS encoding MFS transporter, encoding MKINTGRGTIPLITLIGIWSISALTSLPGLAVSPILGQLSTTFPDASELDIQMLSSLPSLLIIPFILLAGKLAEKRDFVRLLRAGLWMFAASGVLYLFSTKMWQLIAVSALLGIGAGLIIPLSTGLISRYFTGTYRVKQFGYSSAITNVMLVVATAVTGYLAEVNWHLPFLVYLLPLVAIILTIHLKDENADCEAQITSSDKSPADTSSSAETTVPAIPGKYGIHVRHLLQLMLFYGLTTYIVLIVTFNLPFLMEEHHFSSGNSGMMISLFFLAIMAPGFFLGHVVKYLKEKTKFYSLLCIALGLALIWISPKEWLIIPGCILVGLGYGVIQPLIYDKTVDTAVPQKTTLALAFVMAMNYLAVLLCPFIVDFFQSLFHVRSQEFPFIFNLCITILALIWAYRRKKDFLFGDKL
- a CDS encoding CusA/CzcA family heavy metal efflux RND transporter encodes the protein MFDAILRFSVKKKLFVGLTTLFLLIGGIYSMLTLPIDAVPDITNNQVQIVTVSPTLAPQEVEQLITMPVEIAMSNIMNVTEIRSVSRFGLSVVTVVFEESVPTLDARQLVNEQIQSVAGEIPSELGMPEMMPITTGLGEIYQYVLKVEPDYEDKYDAMELRTIQDWIVKRQLSGIPGIVEINSFGGYLKQYEVAVDPDVLFSLNITIGEVFEALNKNNQNTGGSYIEKVNRAYYIRSEGMISRIKDVEQVVVANRNGIPIRISDIGTVRFGAPKRFGAMTMDGKGECVGGIAMMLKGANANVVTGELEKRVEKIQKILPEGVTIEPYLNRSELVNRNISTVIYNLIEGAIIVFLVLIVFLGNVRAGLIVASVIPLAMLFAFILMRIFNVSANLMSLGAIDFGIVVDGSIVILEGILAHIYSKKFKGRTLSAKEMDAEVEKGASSVVRSATFAVFIILIVFFPILTLTGIEGKYFTPMAKTLVFCIIGALFLSLTYVPMMASLFLKHHIVTKPTFADKFFEALNKLYARALSFCLRFKWQTVATAFVALVISLFLFTRLGAEFIPTLDEGDFAMQMTLPAGSSLSESIEVSNEAEKLLMDKLPEIKHVVAKIGTAEVPTDPMAVEDADVMIVMKPFKEWTSATSRAEMVEKMKEALEPLANRAEFNFSQPIQLRFNELMTGAKADIAVKLYGEDTHELYQKAKKAAAFVEKVPGASDVIVEQTMGLPQLVVKYNRGKIARYGINIEELNTIIRTAYAGEASGVVFENERRFDLVVRLDQDKVADLNLDKLFVRSNEGIQIPVSEVATIDLVNGPLQINRDATKRRIVIGVNVRGADIQQVVQDIQKTLDKNIQLKPGYYFEYGGQFENLQNAINTLLVVVPVALMLILLLLFFAFKNVTYTLVVFSTVPLSLIGGILALWLRGLPFSISAGVGFIALFGVAVLNGILMINHFNDIRKETMYALSTRRVIARGTAHLLRPVFLTGLVASLGFVPMAIATSAGAEVQRPLATVVIGGLIVSTVLTLLIIPVFYQIVSYTVVWKRRFSAKKFLFFFLLLAVMLPFTAKAQEKVTMEQAIELAKQNHPRLKIASAAIRQVKAGRGEVLELSPTEMNYSWGQLNGELRKDKQWEVTQGLGSLLTPFYKNALVNRQVETGTFYRQIVEKEVVAEVKRAWAYYLYACNLRALYNDQNKLAGQLQRMGELRYQQGEITLLEKNMTTSMAVDMKNRLFQAQEEEKLALSRLNWVCYADRPLVPVDTALVQFPVDYQAPSFSEVHLNYFQSQANEAKAQLNVERSRFFPELSFGYVRQDILPLKGLNSWMVGVSFPVYFLPRHSKIKQAKVAAVIARTEAETNTQNLYNKVSEAVASLRRQSESLRYYTTSALKEADELVKVANLQLQHSETNITEFIQAVNVARDIRRGYLETVYQYNIAALEYELFK